The Catenulispora sp. GP43 genome includes a region encoding these proteins:
- a CDS encoding universal stress protein → MSQPVIVGFDDTEHSTYAVSCAVREAVARDATLRLVHAYQWIPPGTFGLPPGIAAEAAVAAASQAMLDKAAVRLRAENPGLTVHTVSAGGDPAGALAGQGRDASLVVVGGRGRGGFVGQLLGSVALRVLDLATCPVMVARGAGSPATGRIMAGIDVDRPGAGAGILEFAFAEAALRNAEVFALHVWDDPSPLYVADSGFADEIIDAVRVNRVNLLAAALEPWQEKYPNVRVSCQAFPGTPSRMLVDSTRLVDALVIGGLARTGEQPGMRVGALAHTVLHHAHCPVIIVPEG, encoded by the coding sequence GTGAGCCAGCCCGTCATCGTCGGATTCGACGACACCGAGCACAGCACGTACGCCGTGAGCTGCGCCGTCCGGGAAGCCGTCGCCAGAGACGCGACGCTGCGCCTGGTCCACGCCTATCAGTGGATCCCGCCGGGGACCTTCGGCCTGCCGCCGGGGATCGCGGCGGAGGCGGCCGTCGCCGCCGCGTCCCAGGCCATGCTGGACAAGGCCGCCGTCCGACTGCGTGCGGAGAATCCCGGCCTGACCGTGCACACCGTGTCGGCCGGCGGCGACCCGGCCGGGGCGCTCGCCGGCCAGGGACGTGACGCCTCGCTCGTGGTGGTCGGGGGACGCGGCCGCGGCGGGTTCGTCGGCCAGCTGCTGGGCTCGGTGGCGCTGCGTGTGCTGGACCTCGCGACCTGCCCGGTCATGGTCGCCCGCGGCGCCGGGTCGCCGGCCACCGGCCGGATCATGGCCGGCATCGACGTCGACCGTCCGGGTGCCGGTGCCGGGATCCTGGAGTTCGCGTTCGCCGAGGCGGCGCTCCGGAACGCGGAGGTCTTCGCCCTCCACGTCTGGGACGACCCGTCGCCGCTGTACGTCGCCGACAGCGGGTTCGCGGACGAGATCATCGACGCTGTCCGGGTCAACCGCGTGAACCTGCTCGCGGCGGCGCTTGAGCCGTGGCAGGAGAAGTATCCGAACGTCCGCGTCTCGTGCCAGGCGTTCCCCGGGACGCCCAGCCGCATGCTCGTCGACTCCACCCGGCTCGTCGACGCGCTCGTCATCGGCGGCCTCGCGCGCACCGGGGAACAGCCGGGCATGCGGGTCGGCGCGCTGGCGCACACCGTGCTGCACCACGCGCACTGCCCGGTGATCATCGTCCCCGAAGGCTGA
- a CDS encoding SHOCT domain-containing protein, which produces METDLKETTAMMYQYGHHGIGAWGFLMTLGMLAFWALLIAVGVTLYRLSSAHAHLPTAPPPDQDAEQVLARRFAAGEIDEKEYTARLTVLHGQPPQQPGGS; this is translated from the coding sequence GTGGAGACCGACCTGAAGGAGACGACCGCGATGATGTACCAGTACGGACACCACGGCATCGGAGCCTGGGGCTTCCTGATGACCCTCGGCATGCTGGCCTTCTGGGCGCTCCTGATCGCCGTCGGGGTGACGCTCTACCGCCTGAGCTCCGCCCACGCGCACCTGCCCACCGCACCCCCGCCAGACCAGGACGCCGAGCAGGTCTTGGCCCGGCGCTTCGCCGCCGGCGAGATCGACGAGAAGGAGTACACCGCGCGGCTGACCGTGCTGCACGGGCAGCCTCCGCAGCAACCGGGCGGGTCCTGA